In a genomic window of Helianthus annuus cultivar XRQ/B chromosome 10, HanXRQr2.0-SUNRISE, whole genome shotgun sequence:
- the LOC110884090 gene encoding probable histone H2A variant 1, whose product MAGKGGKGLLAGKTPAGGAANKEKDKKRPLSRSARAGLQFPVGRIHRHLKSRTSAHGRVGATAAVYSAAILEYLTAEVLELAGNASKDLKVKRITPRHLQLAIRGDEELDTLIKGTIAGGGVIPHIHKSLINKTTKE is encoded by the exons ATGGCGGGAAAGGGTGGAAAGGGACTGTTGGCGGGGAAAACGCCTGCAGGTGGTGCAGCTAACAAGGAGAAAGATAAGAAGAGGCCTTTGTCTCGGTCTGCTAGAGCTGGTCTCCAG TTCCCTGTAGGGAGGATTCACCGTCATCTCAAATCAAGAACTTCAGCTCACGGGCGAGTGGGAGCCACGGCTGCGGTTTACTCTGCTGCAATACTGGAATACTTAACAGCTGAAGTACTTGAGTTAGCTGGAAATGCCAGCAAAGATCTGAAAGTGAAAAGAATCACACCAAGGCATTTGCAGTTAGCTATTCGTGGTGATGAAGAACTTGACACACTCATCAAAGGTACCATTGCTGGTGGTGGTGTCATCCCTCACATTCACAAGTCTCTCATCAACAAAACCACAAAAGAATGA